Part of the Lichenicola cladoniae genome is shown below.
AATCGCCCCAGAGATTCTGCATCGCGATGAAATAGTTGTCGTCGGCGAGTAGGAAGCGCATGTCCGAGCGATTGCTGCCGTGCGTCGGCGCCAGCGATGCCGGACGCTGGACCGGACTGGCCGACGGGGCGCCGAAATAGTAATTGTCCGGCTCCTCGCCGTCCGCGCGCCGGCCAAGGGTGGCGGCGAGGATCGCTTTGACCTTGAGCAGATAGTCGTCGAACCGCGCCACCAGCTTTGCGCTGGGATGCAGGGTGAAGGACTTCCCGGTCGTGCCGCGACTGACCCTGTCGATCATGCCGGCGGCGATCAGCTCGTCGAGCTTTCGCATCGCGGTCGTGTAGGGGGCGTAGCCGGCCTGTGCGAGAGCCGACATGGTGACGACATCTCCTGTTATCTCCGCGCGAACCAGATGCTGCAGAATCAGGTTCGCGGGATCGCCGTGCGAGTCCGGAAATAAGTCGCGCCATGGCCCGCGCAACTGTTCCAGCACGTCGAGCAGACGAAGCCGTTCGAGATCGTTCACCCGAACACCTGTATTTTCACGGCGTGTGTGTTTGCCGCGTTTCCGGCAGCCCGGCCTGGGCCTCGTATTGCTGGAGCAGGGCAAAGAAATCGCTCTGGCCCAGGCCTTGTGCGTTCGCAGCCTCGTATTGCTGACGGATAAGCGCAGTCAGGTAGATCGGCGATGCGGTATCGCGCGCAGCGTCGACGATGAGGTCGAAATCCTTGATCATCTGGGTCACGGTAAAGGCTGCGGTGAAATCGTGCCGCTCCAGCATGTCGCGCTTATAGGCGACAAGCGGACTGTTGACGACGCTCTCGCCGATCACGTCCAGCATCGGGCCGACCGCAAGACCGCCTTTCTGGCCGAAGGTGAGGGCTTCCGCCACCAGGGCCGAGGTGGCACCGACAAGCATGTTGATGACGAGCTTGAGGGTGCGAGCCTCTTCGCCTTCGCCGAGATAGAAGAACCGCGACGCAAGATGCGTCATGACCGGATGCACGCGGTCGTAGTCGGCACGGCTGCCGGAAGCCAGAACGGTCAGCGTGCCGGCGGCGGCGAGCGCGGTGCTGCCGGAGATCGGGCTCCTTATATAGCCGGCGCCGGACGCGGCGATCGCGAGCGCGGCTTCCGCAGAGGCGGTCGGAGACACCGTGCTGGTCTCGACGAGGATCTTGCCCGGCTTCAGGGCCTGCCCGAGCCCGTCCGGCGCGACAAGCAGGCTGCGGAGAACCGCATCGTTGGGCAGGGAGGTGAAGACGATGTCGGCCGCCTCGACCACATCGTGCGGGCGCGCCAAAACCGAGGCGCCGGCGTCGCGCAGCGCATTGCATGCTTCCGGTGCGACATCGTGGACATGCAGCGTGTAGCCGGCCTGAAGCAGGCGCGTCGCCATCGGCGCGCCCATCTTGCCGAGACCGATCCAGCCGAGTGTTGCCATTGTGCTCATGGAAGAAGCCGCCTTACAGGGTGTGGTGCGCAGATTGCAGCCGGATGACGACGTCCGTCTCATGATGCTGCGCCGGGACGCCAAAGTACGCGCCGCGTTCCGCATCGTCATGTTTGCGGAACGGCAGGACCAGCGCGTCCTTGACGCCGAACAC
Proteins encoded:
- a CDS encoding NAD(P)-dependent oxidoreductase, whose amino-acid sequence is MSTMATLGWIGLGKMGAPMATRLLQAGYTLHVHDVAPEACNALRDAGASVLARPHDVVEAADIVFTSLPNDAVLRSLLVAPDGLGQALKPGKILVETSTVSPTASAEAALAIAASGAGYIRSPISGSTALAAAGTLTVLASGSRADYDRVHPVMTHLASRFFYLGEGEEARTLKLVINMLVGATSALVAEALTFGQKGGLAVGPMLDVIGESVVNSPLVAYKRDMLERHDFTAAFTVTQMIKDFDLIVDAARDTASPIYLTALIRQQYEAANAQGLGQSDFFALLQQYEAQAGLPETRQTHTP